Proteins encoded by one window of Pseudonocardia sp. HH130629-09:
- a CDS encoding alpha/beta hydrolase: protein MREVAVDRRVRVARGALRGVLALPKPVKRVIAGPPVRRDGQQLDLDIQLLLRLLTPRRPQPVPPPEQMRAGQSFVDRVVAGPAEPGVRREDRTVPGAVADLRARLYVPPPGPDVLDGALLVYVHGGGFVAGDLDTHDELCATLAAESGARVLSVDYRLAPEHPFPAAVDDCLAAFAHVVAHPEEFGAAPGRIAVGGDSAGASLALTVARETSRYGADPAGRPVFCLAFFPVTELEGHTRSRELFGDGFLLTGEAIEAMAGWYVPEALRDDPRLRIAEGDLTGMPPAYVATAGFDPLRDEGEHLVTRMREAGVPATLRRHPDLVHGFATSLGIGTRPRQAVAEASGALRTAFALLASPVPAPAPDPSRSSSPS, encoded by the coding sequence ATGCGGGAGGTCGCCGTGGATCGTCGGGTGCGGGTGGCACGGGGAGCCCTGCGCGGTGTGCTGGCCCTGCCGAAGCCGGTGAAGCGAGTGATCGCGGGCCCGCCCGTCCGCCGCGACGGCCAGCAGCTCGACCTCGACATCCAGCTGCTGCTGCGGCTGCTCACCCCGCGCCGGCCGCAGCCCGTCCCGCCGCCGGAGCAGATGCGGGCCGGCCAGTCGTTCGTCGACCGCGTCGTCGCCGGGCCCGCCGAGCCGGGGGTGCGCCGCGAGGACCGGACGGTCCCCGGCGCGGTCGCCGACCTGCGGGCGCGGCTGTACGTGCCCCCGCCCGGACCGGACGTGCTCGACGGCGCACTGCTCGTCTACGTGCACGGCGGCGGTTTCGTCGCGGGCGACCTGGACACCCACGACGAGCTGTGCGCCACGCTGGCCGCCGAGTCCGGCGCCCGGGTGCTCTCGGTGGACTACCGGCTGGCGCCCGAGCACCCCTTCCCGGCCGCCGTCGACGACTGTCTGGCCGCCTTCGCGCACGTCGTGGCGCATCCGGAGGAGTTCGGGGCGGCCCCGGGCCGGATCGCGGTCGGCGGGGACTCCGCCGGGGCGAGCCTGGCGCTCACGGTGGCCCGCGAGACCAGCCGCTACGGCGCCGACCCGGCCGGACGTCCGGTGTTCTGCCTGGCGTTCTTCCCCGTCACCGAGCTCGAGGGGCACACCCGCTCGCGCGAGCTGTTCGGCGACGGGTTCCTGCTCACCGGCGAGGCGATCGAGGCGATGGCCGGCTGGTACGTCCCCGAGGCGCTGCGCGACGACCCACGGCTGCGGATCGCCGAGGGCGACCTGACCGGGATGCCGCCGGCCTACGTCGCGACCGCCGGGTTCGACCCGCTGCGTGACGAGGGCGAGCACCTGGTCACCCGGATGCGGGAGGCGGGCGTCCCGGCCACGCTGCGCCGCCACCCGGACCTGGTGCACGGCTTCGCGACCTCGCTCGGGATCGGGACGCGGCCCCGGCAGGCGGTCGCCGAGGCGTCCGGCGCGCTCCGGACGGCGTTCGCGCTGCTCGCCTCCCCGGTCCCGGCGCCCGCACCGGATCCGAGCAGGAGCAGCAGCCCGTCCTGA
- a CDS encoding lipase family protein, which produces MRTRLRATVVAGVVAVVAAVVAVPQALASPDGPGADGEPGDVVSAERVLTPTVPAATATRILYRSLDTDDRPVTVSGIVLTPLVPAPGPARVIGFAAGTQGLADRCAPSRQLQAGTEYEAPAIGALLSSGYTVAVTDYEGLGTPGEHTYVNRAAQAHALLDVARAAQRAGVGVPEDAPTALYGYSQGGGASAAAVELAPEYAPELDLVGAYAGAPPADLRATGRVLDSGPASFLLGYAVSGFDAAYPDLGVLDLLNDRGRQVIAELREQCTPDSALRYPGLRSEQLSADGRPISEFLDEEPFASRVDEQLIGRRTPEAPVLIVHSLTDDIVPFDQGRELAERWCDQGADVEFRPSPVPGHLGGYPDGQARALAFLQTRFADLPTASTCD; this is translated from the coding sequence ATGAGGACGAGGCTGCGTGCGACGGTCGTGGCGGGGGTGGTGGCGGTCGTCGCGGCGGTGGTCGCGGTGCCGCAGGCACTGGCCTCGCCGGACGGACCGGGAGCCGACGGGGAACCGGGTGACGTCGTGTCCGCGGAGCGGGTCCTCACCCCGACGGTGCCCGCCGCGACGGCGACCCGGATCCTCTACCGCAGCCTCGACACCGACGACCGCCCGGTCACGGTGAGCGGCATCGTCCTCACCCCGCTCGTCCCGGCGCCCGGGCCGGCCCGGGTCATCGGCTTCGCCGCGGGGACCCAGGGGCTCGCCGACCGCTGCGCGCCGTCGCGGCAGCTGCAGGCCGGCACCGAGTACGAGGCCCCGGCGATCGGTGCGCTGCTGAGCAGCGGCTACACCGTGGCCGTCACCGACTACGAGGGCCTGGGCACGCCCGGCGAGCACACCTACGTCAACCGGGCCGCCCAGGCGCACGCCCTGCTCGACGTCGCGCGTGCGGCCCAGCGGGCCGGTGTCGGCGTGCCGGAGGACGCCCCGACCGCGCTCTACGGCTACTCCCAGGGCGGCGGGGCGTCCGCCGCCGCGGTCGAGCTGGCCCCGGAGTACGCCCCCGAGCTGGACCTCGTCGGCGCCTACGCGGGCGCGCCCCCCGCGGACCTGCGCGCGACCGGCCGCGTCCTCGACAGCGGCCCCGCCTCCTTCCTGCTCGGTTACGCCGTCTCCGGGTTCGACGCCGCCTACCCCGACCTCGGCGTGCTGGACCTGCTGAACGACCGCGGCCGCCAGGTGATCGCCGAGCTGCGCGAGCAGTGCACCCCGGACTCGGCGCTGCGCTACCCGGGCCTGCGGTCCGAGCAGCTGTCCGCCGACGGGCGGCCGATCTCGGAGTTCCTCGACGAGGAGCCCTTCGCGAGCCGGGTGGACGAGCAGCTGATCGGGCGCCGTACGCCCGAGGCCCCGGTGCTCATCGTGCACAGCCTCACCGACGACATCGTGCCGTTCGACCAGGGTCGGGAGCTCGCCGAGCGCTGGTGCGACCAGGGTGCCGACGTCGAGTTCCGGCCGTCGCCCGTCCCGGGGCACCTCGGCGGTTACCCGGACGGCCAGGCCCGGGCGCTGGCGTTCCTACAGACCCGCTTCGCCGACCTGCCGACCGCGTCCACCTGCGACTGA
- a CDS encoding acyl--CoA ligase family protein has translation MTADVWTTPLTPLAFLGRSAAVFGDKTAIVYGERRHTYAEFAAEATRVARALHASGVQPGDRVAYLLPNLPEMLVAHFAVPLAGAVLVAVNTRLASEEVRYILDHSAAKILVVDAVLYETVRPIADDLKTVTEIVTVVDAAAPGDGTGSGVPYADLLARGSDEPLPWAVDDERGTISINYTSGTTGHPKGVEYHHRGAYLNSFGEIVHSAHGPDSVYLWTLPMFHCNGWCTPWAVTAIGGTHVCLREVRGNVIWGLIAEHGVTHLNGAPTVVTTIMNAPEAATVDHQLVITTAGAPPSPTTILQMERMGFRIVHVYGLTETYGPYSVNQYQHAWDDLDAEERAILQARQGVGMICADRVRVVDKDMIDVARDGTAMGEIVMRGNNVMKGYHRDPDRTEEAFRGGWFHSGDLGVVHPDGYVELRDRAKDVVISGGENISTVEVEQAVVSHDAVLEAAVVGVPDEKWGEVPKAFVVLKRRGSAGPQELIDHVKSRIARYKAPKTVEIVDELPKTSTGKVQKFELREKEWSGHGESRIRGSVDRRHDDGGAHR, from the coding sequence GTGACCGCCGACGTCTGGACCACCCCGCTGACCCCGCTGGCCTTTCTCGGCCGGTCGGCCGCCGTGTTCGGGGACAAGACGGCGATCGTCTACGGTGAGCGACGGCACACCTACGCCGAGTTCGCGGCCGAGGCCACCCGCGTCGCGCGCGCCCTGCATGCCTCCGGCGTACAGCCCGGTGACCGGGTCGCCTACCTGCTGCCGAACCTGCCCGAGATGCTGGTCGCGCACTTCGCGGTCCCGCTGGCGGGCGCGGTGCTGGTCGCGGTCAACACCCGCCTCGCCAGCGAGGAGGTCCGCTACATCCTGGACCACTCCGCGGCGAAGATCCTCGTCGTGGACGCGGTCCTCTACGAGACCGTGCGCCCGATCGCGGACGACCTGAAGACCGTCACCGAGATCGTCACCGTCGTCGACGCCGCCGCACCCGGGGACGGCACCGGCTCCGGAGTCCCCTACGCCGACCTGCTCGCCCGCGGCTCCGACGAGCCCCTCCCCTGGGCCGTCGACGACGAGCGCGGCACGATCTCGATCAACTACACGTCCGGGACCACCGGGCACCCGAAGGGCGTGGAGTACCACCACCGCGGCGCCTACCTGAACTCGTTCGGCGAGATCGTGCACTCCGCGCACGGCCCGGACTCGGTGTACTTGTGGACACTGCCGATGTTTCACTGCAACGGCTGGTGCACCCCGTGGGCCGTGACGGCGATCGGCGGCACCCACGTCTGCCTGCGTGAGGTGCGCGGGAACGTCATCTGGGGCCTGATCGCCGAGCACGGGGTCACCCATCTCAACGGCGCACCCACCGTCGTCACCACGATCATGAACGCGCCCGAGGCGGCCACCGTGGACCACCAGTTGGTGATCACCACCGCGGGCGCCCCGCCGAGCCCGACCACCATCTTGCAGATGGAGCGGATGGGCTTCCGGATCGTGCACGTCTACGGTCTCACCGAGACCTACGGCCCGTACTCGGTGAACCAGTACCAGCACGCCTGGGACGACCTCGACGCCGAGGAGCGCGCCATCCTGCAGGCCCGTCAGGGCGTCGGGATGATCTGCGCCGACCGCGTCCGCGTCGTCGACAAGGACATGATCGACGTCGCCCGCGACGGCACCGCCATGGGCGAGATCGTCATGCGCGGCAACAACGTCATGAAGGGCTACCACCGCGACCCGGACAGGACCGAGGAGGCGTTCCGCGGCGGCTGGTTCCACTCCGGCGACCTCGGCGTCGTGCACCCCGACGGCTACGTCGAGCTGCGCGACCGGGCCAAGGACGTCGTCATCTCCGGCGGGGAGAACATCTCCACCGTGGAGGTCGAGCAGGCCGTCGTATCGCACGACGCGGTGCTCGAGGCCGCGGTCGTCGGCGTTCCGGACGAGAAGTGGGGCGAGGTCCCGAAGGCGTTCGTCGTGCTCAAGCGGCGCGGCTCCGCCGGGCCGCAGGAGCTGATCGACCACGTGAAGTCGAGGATCGCCCGCTACAAGGCTCCGAAGACCGTCGAGATCGTCGACGAGCTGCCCAAGACCTCCACCGGCAAGGTGCAGAAGTTCGAGCTGCGTGAGAAGGAGTGGTCCGGGCACGGGGAGTCGCGCATCCGCGGCTCCGTCGACCGGCGACACGACGACGGCGGAGCCCACCGTTGA
- a CDS encoding DUF4387 domain-containing protein yields MVNAPPPQSTTTPSDAGATVGELASKIRSKNAGPFWVTIDVFLPDDDAYQRLADASWLTPEGISRVYEAPAEAVKIFRIPELRVVKISYPRSVPQGSVNDRDIHSAQQYIPLAAHHV; encoded by the coding sequence ATGGTCAACGCCCCTCCGCCGCAGTCCACGACCACGCCGTCCGACGCCGGCGCGACGGTCGGCGAACTCGCTTCCAAGATTCGCTCCAAGAACGCCGGCCCGTTCTGGGTGACGATCGACGTCTTCCTCCCCGACGACGACGCCTACCAGCGTCTCGCCGACGCCTCATGGCTGACACCGGAGGGAATCTCGCGCGTGTACGAAGCTCCTGCCGAGGCGGTGAAGATCTTCCGGATCCCGGAACTACGGGTGGTGAAGATCTCCTACCCACGATCCGTACCGCAGGGCTCGGTCAACGATCGGGACATCCACTCCGCGCAGCAGTACATCCCGCTGGCGGCCCACCATGTCTGA
- a CDS encoding acyclic terpene utilization AtuA family protein, translating into MTDDVSDPVRVLVPVGMLGAGFPPGTIERGIARGADAIAIDGGSTDSGPFYLGAAQAKSARAAVRRDLRAVLGPAARAGIPVIVGSCGTSGTDAGVDWVASVVAEIIAEDGIRGRRVAKIYSEIRPAHLHARLAAGDVVPLEPAAPLTPDVLDSCAHVVGLMGHEPIAEALQADANIILAGRATDCALIAALPLLRGKPFGPTWHASKIAECGNLCTTGSVLGGVLVHIGDDGFVVEPTAEDDRATPYTVSAHMLYENVDPYRLREPAGTLVTTNATYTALDDRRVLVRGSEFEFAEDYTVKLEGSAAAGAQTVSIVGIREPAVLARLDDWLKSLMTYLNDRIPDTLGVEPGHYDIDVRPYGANAVLGDADPDPGPPREVGVVFCATAADQDTATTIAKFANPFLLHHALPGTDSVPSWSFMSSPAEMERGPLYSFVLQHVVRVDSPRELVRTEIKDH; encoded by the coding sequence ATGACCGACGACGTGTCCGACCCGGTACGAGTGCTCGTGCCCGTCGGAATGCTGGGGGCCGGGTTCCCACCCGGCACCATCGAGCGCGGGATCGCCCGGGGTGCCGACGCCATTGCGATCGACGGCGGATCGACCGACTCCGGCCCCTTCTACCTCGGCGCGGCGCAGGCGAAGAGCGCCCGCGCCGCCGTCCGCCGCGACCTGCGCGCGGTGCTGGGGCCCGCTGCCCGGGCCGGCATACCGGTGATCGTGGGGTCCTGTGGCACGTCGGGTACCGATGCCGGCGTCGACTGGGTCGCATCCGTGGTGGCCGAGATCATCGCCGAGGACGGGATTCGGGGACGGCGGGTCGCGAAGATCTACAGTGAGATCCGGCCGGCCCATCTGCACGCCAGACTGGCCGCCGGCGATGTCGTACCGCTCGAACCGGCGGCCCCGCTGACGCCGGACGTCCTGGACAGCTGCGCCCACGTGGTCGGCTTGATGGGGCACGAGCCGATCGCGGAGGCGTTGCAGGCCGATGCGAACATCATCCTGGCCGGCCGCGCGACCGACTGTGCGCTCATCGCCGCACTGCCCCTTCTTCGGGGCAAACCGTTCGGCCCGACATGGCACGCGAGCAAGATCGCCGAGTGCGGGAACCTGTGCACCACCGGATCCGTGCTCGGTGGGGTCCTCGTCCACATCGGTGACGACGGCTTCGTCGTCGAACCGACCGCAGAGGATGACCGGGCCACCCCGTACACGGTGTCGGCGCACATGCTCTACGAGAACGTCGACCCGTACCGGCTGCGGGAGCCCGCCGGAACACTGGTCACCACGAACGCCACGTACACCGCGTTGGACGATCGTCGGGTACTGGTCCGCGGTTCGGAGTTCGAGTTCGCCGAGGACTACACCGTGAAGCTGGAGGGCTCGGCAGCCGCCGGAGCGCAGACGGTGAGCATCGTCGGCATCCGTGAACCCGCCGTTCTCGCTCGGCTGGACGACTGGCTGAAGTCGCTGATGACTTATCTGAACGACCGCATTCCCGACACACTCGGTGTCGAGCCGGGGCACTACGACATCGACGTGCGCCCCTACGGTGCGAACGCCGTCCTCGGTGACGCCGACCCGGACCCGGGTCCACCCCGAGAAGTCGGTGTCGTCTTCTGTGCCACGGCAGCCGACCAGGACACCGCAACCACGATCGCCAAGTTCGCCAACCCCTTTCTGCTCCATCACGCCCTGCCCGGGACGGACTCGGTGCCGAGCTGGTCGTTCATGTCCTCCCCCGCCGAGATGGAGCGAGGTCCGCTGTACTCGTTCGTCCTGCAGCACGTCGTCCGGGTCGACTCGCCCCGCGAGCTCGTCCGCACCGAGATCAAGGATCACTGA
- a CDS encoding GntR family transcriptional regulator — protein sequence MSTPTPADLQKLDQVESLADRAYNVLREGIATGVFAPGERVTERGLAARLGVSPTPVREALRKLEHERLIVRLGPRRLAVAEHSDRDLRGLMHVEVVLRAAQARLATDRIDDETVEELAAIVDEIENPSTEDPADQQRRAHRFDEVLTAVADNPMLDQMIVGASLFGAERRARSLARMQQDPEIRQHRVIAHRHVLDALRRRDPNAVEDAMRAHLSHVMDFLLTID from the coding sequence ATGAGCACGCCGACACCAGCGGACCTACAGAAGCTCGACCAGGTCGAGTCGCTGGCCGACCGCGCCTACAACGTCTTGCGCGAGGGGATCGCAACCGGTGTGTTCGCGCCCGGAGAGCGGGTGACCGAACGTGGCCTGGCGGCCAGACTGGGGGTGTCGCCCACTCCGGTCCGTGAGGCGCTGCGCAAGCTGGAGCACGAGCGGCTGATCGTGCGCCTCGGCCCACGTCGCCTGGCGGTCGCCGAGCATTCCGACCGCGACCTACGCGGTCTCATGCACGTGGAGGTGGTGCTGCGAGCTGCCCAGGCCAGGCTCGCGACCGACCGGATCGACGACGAGACGGTCGAGGAACTGGCCGCGATCGTGGACGAGATCGAGAATCCCTCCACCGAAGACCCTGCGGATCAGCAACGGAGGGCGCATCGGTTCGACGAGGTCCTCACTGCGGTCGCCGACAATCCGATGCTGGACCAGATGATCGTCGGCGCCTCGCTGTTCGGCGCCGAGCGTCGGGCCCGGTCCCTGGCCCGAATGCAGCAGGACCCCGAGATTCGCCAGCACCGCGTGATCGCCCACCGGCATGTCCTCGACGCACTACGCCGCCGGGATCCCAACGCGGTCGAGGACGCCATGCGCGCTCACCTGAGCCACGTCATGGACTTCCTACTCACCATCGACTGA
- a CDS encoding CitMHS family transporter has product MSETDSVAVANLLWHDPSTFQRREILVLAFLGFAMVIVFIVLIMTGRMSPVAALIVLPLSAGLLAGQAADLGGFVVDGIESLAQTALLLVFAIMYFSLMIDVGLFDPVVSAILRFSRADPVRIAIGTVALTLVVSLDGDGSSTILIVAAAFLALYDRLGMSRVVLGVLIMLSIACTNITPWGGPVTRAAAALQVDPAEIFLPMVPSMAAAAVAMFGLAYVLGRRERARLQSSARTAGARTGTGVVAGSASDALAAPPAVGTQRLSRDTPEIVPERAVRHRRLFWFNVALTVTLMAAVVLEVWPLGVLFAVAFAIALVVNHRSPKEQAAQITGYAPAVIPVVSLIFAAAVFVGVLSGTGMIEAMGLALVAALPQSWGAGFGVLVGLLSLPLKFVLSNDAYYFGVVPVLAEAGAVHGLTPSEVGRAAIIAGPVHVLSPLVPALYLLVGRLDITLGELQRKGLPWAVALSVLMLAVALALGAIPIGAS; this is encoded by the coding sequence GTGAGCGAGACGGACAGCGTTGCCGTGGCAAATTTGCTATGGCATGATCCCTCCACCTTCCAACGACGGGAGATCCTCGTGCTCGCTTTCCTGGGCTTCGCCATGGTCATCGTGTTCATCGTGTTGATCATGACCGGGCGGATGTCACCGGTCGCCGCCCTCATCGTGTTGCCGCTGTCCGCCGGGTTGCTCGCCGGACAGGCGGCCGACCTCGGCGGATTCGTCGTCGATGGCATCGAATCCCTCGCGCAGACCGCACTGCTGCTCGTGTTCGCCATCATGTACTTCAGCCTGATGATCGATGTCGGGCTGTTCGATCCGGTCGTGAGCGCGATCCTGCGCTTCTCCCGGGCCGACCCGGTCCGGATCGCCATCGGCACGGTCGCACTGACGCTGGTGGTGTCGCTCGACGGTGACGGGTCGTCGACGATCCTCATCGTCGCGGCCGCCTTTCTCGCGCTCTACGACCGGCTCGGAATGTCCCGCGTCGTGCTCGGGGTCCTGATCATGCTGTCGATCGCCTGCACGAACATCACACCCTGGGGTGGGCCAGTCACTCGTGCGGCGGCGGCGCTGCAGGTTGATCCGGCGGAGATCTTCCTGCCGATGGTCCCGTCCATGGCGGCCGCCGCGGTCGCGATGTTCGGCCTCGCTTACGTCCTGGGGCGTCGGGAGCGCGCTCGACTGCAGTCGAGCGCTCGGACCGCCGGAGCACGAACGGGTACCGGCGTCGTGGCCGGGTCGGCCTCGGACGCTCTCGCAGCGCCGCCGGCCGTCGGGACGCAGCGGCTGTCCCGGGACACCCCGGAGATCGTGCCGGAGCGGGCCGTCCGGCATCGCCGGCTGTTCTGGTTCAACGTGGCCTTGACCGTGACGCTGATGGCCGCGGTCGTGCTGGAGGTCTGGCCGTTGGGGGTGCTGTTCGCAGTTGCGTTCGCGATCGCCCTGGTCGTCAACCACCGGTCGCCGAAGGAGCAGGCCGCGCAGATCACCGGCTACGCGCCGGCCGTCATCCCGGTGGTGTCACTGATCTTCGCTGCCGCCGTCTTCGTCGGGGTCCTGTCGGGTACTGGGATGATCGAGGCCATGGGGCTGGCACTCGTGGCGGCCCTCCCACAGTCCTGGGGCGCAGGCTTCGGCGTCCTCGTCGGCCTGCTGAGCCTGCCGCTCAAGTTCGTGCTCTCCAACGACGCCTACTACTTCGGCGTCGTGCCGGTGCTGGCGGAGGCCGGCGCGGTGCACGGCCTGACCCCGTCCGAGGTCGGCCGGGCAGCGATCATCGCCGGTCCGGTGCACGTCCTCAGCCCGCTGGTGCCGGCCTTGTACCTGCTGGTGGGACGGCTGGACATCACGCTCGGCGAGCTGCAGCGCAAGGGGTTGCCGTGGGCCGTGGCCCTGTCGGTCCTGATGCTCGCCGTCGCCCTGGCACTCGGCGCGATCCCGATCGGAGCGAGCTGA